The following are encoded together in the Bradyrhizobium sp. CCGUVB1N3 genome:
- the queD gene encoding 6-carboxytetrahydropterin synthase QueD, whose product MKISHAFKFEAAHRLPNVPAAHRCSRMHGHSYRIEVQLDGPVDPITGFVVDFFDLEEAFVEVMNALDHRCLNEIEGLGNPTAENIAIWIWQRLNRKFQGMSCVRVYETPDAWAEYDGR is encoded by the coding sequence ATGAAGATATCGCACGCGTTCAAATTCGAGGCGGCTCACCGTCTCCCGAACGTGCCGGCCGCACATAGGTGCAGCCGCATGCACGGCCATTCCTATCGAATTGAAGTGCAACTCGATGGACCGGTGGATCCGATCACAGGATTCGTCGTCGATTTCTTCGACCTCGAGGAGGCCTTCGTCGAAGTGATGAATGCACTCGATCATCGATGTCTGAATGAGATCGAAGGATTGGGGAATCCCACGGCGGAAAACATTGCCATTTGGATCTGGCAAAGACTGAATCGCAAATTTCAAGGAATGTCGTGCGTTCGAGTCTATGAAACACCCGATGCTTGGGCCGAATATGACGGACGATGA
- a CDS encoding aminotransferase class V-fold PLP-dependent enzyme: MIDIDKVRADTPACEQVLHFNNAGASLMPRQVYEAVKGVLDLENGVGGYEAERRLADDLQAFYSEFAALLNARPDEIAFVENATRAWDMAFYALPLQSGDRVITHGSEYASNFLAFLHQAKRRGIEIDIAPSDESGQLDVAALETLIRPATKLIAITHVPTQGGLVNPAAAVGQVAKKHNILYLLDACQSVGQLEVDVKAIGCDILSGTGRKFLRGPRGTGFLYVSNAIVEKLDPPFIDLLSANWTTNDQYELAAGAKRFENWESYVGGRVGLMTAVRYARSIGIAVIEQRVSSLAATLRDALCGETGVSVHDLGRTKCGIVTFQKQGLEPQNIAERLRAQQINVSVSGVPYARLDLGGRGLSSLVRASVHYFNTEKEIERFVEIVSSLIPT, encoded by the coding sequence ATGATCGATATCGACAAGGTGAGGGCGGATACCCCCGCTTGCGAGCAAGTGCTGCATTTTAACAATGCGGGGGCTTCATTAATGCCTCGTCAGGTCTACGAGGCGGTCAAGGGCGTGTTGGATCTAGAAAACGGCGTGGGCGGCTACGAAGCCGAGCGGCGCCTAGCAGACGATTTGCAGGCATTTTACAGCGAATTCGCGGCCCTTTTGAATGCCAGGCCGGATGAAATCGCCTTTGTCGAAAACGCCACTCGTGCGTGGGATATGGCGTTCTATGCTCTCCCCCTCCAATCGGGCGACCGGGTCATTACACACGGTTCAGAATATGCGTCGAACTTCCTGGCATTTCTGCATCAGGCCAAAAGACGTGGGATCGAGATTGACATAGCGCCTTCCGACGAGAGCGGACAACTCGATGTCGCTGCGCTCGAAACTCTGATCAGGCCCGCCACAAAGCTTATCGCCATCACGCATGTCCCAACACAGGGTGGGCTGGTGAACCCGGCAGCCGCAGTTGGCCAAGTCGCCAAGAAGCACAACATCCTTTACCTGCTTGATGCATGCCAGTCAGTCGGCCAGCTTGAGGTGGATGTGAAGGCCATTGGTTGCGACATCCTTTCCGGCACCGGCCGCAAATTTCTGCGGGGGCCGCGCGGCACCGGCTTTCTCTATGTCAGTAACGCCATTGTCGAAAAACTCGACCCGCCATTTATCGACCTTCTGTCGGCCAACTGGACGACCAATGATCAGTACGAGCTGGCGGCGGGCGCAAAGCGTTTCGAGAACTGGGAAAGCTATGTCGGCGGCCGCGTCGGTCTCATGACTGCTGTCCGATATGCGCGGAGCATCGGCATCGCGGTGATCGAACAGCGCGTGTCGTCCTTGGCCGCCACGCTTCGGGATGCTCTTTGCGGTGAGACGGGTGTTTCCGTTCATGACCTCGGGCGGACGAAGTGCGGCATCGTCACCTTCCAGAAGCAAGGTCTCGAACCGCAGAACATTGCCGAGCGCCTGAGAGCCCAGCAGATCAACGTCTCGGTGTCCGGCGTGCCCTATGCCCGGCTTGATCTTGGCGGGCGGGGGCTCTCCTCGCTGGTTCGCGCCTCCGTGCACTACTTCAACACGGAAAAGGAGATCGAACGTTTCGTGGAAATAGTGTCCAGCCTTATTCCCACTTGA
- the xopAG gene encoding XopAG/AvrGf1 family type III secretion system effector, translating to MGNNQLTGFLALGERILDGSAEIAGMRMAIDEAHHSLAALRSRSTTAPPLRNTALPEGSEGEYGGERATEGGIGDGPGLLARVVKFGLALAGAGYAYDKVANDFFLSTTSLHDGKMGFTSNERLRTAQANAREYYTGYHAADAEAQRLNGRPLNPIRTCGNNQFVTMIDYRAATRVHVARLVDTTQAHQSLVLNLACIKGHLINDECVAKYKPPQIPKDPDLTKSPLYDQKKKYALTGVLNEETGAYGYTSRSITHPFINKGAQHWREALQGEKGLTSKRCTETLEALLANDRGLSEEVQFAAGQAILNVRQVYSADAHWGHSENVVMRTLAEHGFLSRAETERLDATLMFEDPNKNPLKRNKSLVGERLQQFDTRLQEMRSGHDPAVVEDVNHPEIAGMKYLPIAHFKLNEQGNGFEDCSGLGDSFTCANAVACINHARLMSGQPRLSKEEVIVIAACLNAVYDDTSSIRHTLHEIARGCFAGAGYTIEDADEFYAGVCRKAAEEYYGGKNLSRQD from the coding sequence ATGGGCAATAACCAACTTACCGGTTTTTTAGCGCTTGGGGAGAGGATCCTTGACGGGTCGGCTGAGATCGCGGGTATGAGAATGGCCATCGACGAAGCCCATCATTCACTGGCTGCGCTTCGTTCCAGGAGTACGACAGCCCCACCTCTGCGGAACACTGCACTGCCCGAGGGCAGCGAGGGAGAGTATGGAGGGGAACGAGCGACGGAAGGCGGAATAGGAGACGGACCAGGCCTTCTTGCCCGCGTGGTAAAGTTCGGTTTGGCCCTCGCGGGTGCAGGCTACGCCTACGACAAGGTCGCCAACGACTTCTTCCTGTCCACCACCTCCCTGCATGACGGGAAAATGGGCTTCACCAGCAACGAACGGCTCAGGACAGCCCAGGCGAACGCGAGGGAGTATTACACAGGGTATCACGCCGCCGACGCCGAAGCTCAGCGTCTGAATGGGCGTCCCCTCAACCCAATCCGCACCTGTGGCAACAACCAGTTCGTAACCATGATCGACTACCGGGCGGCGACTCGCGTGCACGTCGCCCGCCTGGTGGACACAACGCAGGCGCACCAGTCGCTCGTTCTAAACCTAGCCTGCATAAAGGGGCATCTCATCAACGACGAGTGCGTGGCCAAGTATAAACCGCCGCAGATACCGAAGGATCCAGACCTGACGAAGAGCCCGCTGTACGATCAAAAGAAAAAATACGCGCTGACGGGCGTGCTCAACGAGGAGACCGGCGCTTACGGCTACACGTCGAGGTCGATAACTCACCCGTTTATTAACAAAGGCGCGCAACACTGGCGAGAAGCCTTGCAGGGCGAGAAGGGACTAACGTCTAAGCGATGCACCGAAACGCTCGAGGCGCTGCTCGCCAACGACCGCGGCCTTAGCGAGGAGGTCCAGTTTGCTGCTGGCCAGGCCATCCTAAACGTTAGACAGGTCTATTCAGCGGACGCGCATTGGGGACATTCCGAGAACGTCGTAATGCGGACACTGGCCGAACACGGTTTCCTGTCACGAGCAGAAACCGAGAGGCTCGATGCGACCCTGATGTTCGAAGATCCGAACAAGAACCCGCTGAAGCGCAATAAAAGCCTGGTTGGGGAGCGGCTGCAGCAATTCGACACTCGCCTTCAGGAAATGCGTTCGGGTCACGATCCCGCAGTAGTCGAGGATGTGAACCATCCGGAGATCGCGGGCATGAAATACCTGCCCATCGCGCACTTCAAGTTGAACGAGCAGGGCAATGGGTTCGAGGACTGCTCTGGATTGGGTGACTCATTCACGTGCGCCAACGCGGTCGCCTGCATCAACCACGCGCGCTTGATGAGTGGTCAGCCGCGCCTCTCAAAGGAAGAAGTGATAGTGATCGCAGCCTGCCTGAACGCTGTGTACGACGACACGAGCTCAATTCGGCACACGCTCCACGAAATAGCGCGCGGTTGCTTCGCAGGCGCAGGTTACACGATTGAGGATGCGGATGAGTTCTACGCAGGTGTCTGCCGGAAGGCGGCGGAGGAGTACTACGGTGGCAAAAATCTCTCAAGGCAAGATTGA
- a CDS encoding sedoheptulose 7-phosphate cyclase — protein MKPSLAVSPIEHPDVAAPELELSLEASRSCRFGVDLFEDITSASFTRWIKTHLNDNRILVVMTPTVYRLYSQQLSACWSVLDVEPRVFVLACTETTKSIDAVMAVCRQAQEADIDRRGVLVSIGGGVCSDIVGLAASLLRRGISHVRIPTTLIGQVDAGIGLKGGVNFGVLKSYIGCFYPPKAVAVIPTFLKTLSEDGILQGIAEIVKLACVCDGALFEDVEATVTDLTRTRFQEPEAVAKRVLRRSISGMLTQLSENPFETVTLERAVDFGHTLSHPLEAATGYQLHHGFAVAIDIAFSAILASRLSLITEREALRIVHLLTNAGLPIYHAKLDGSLVEGAFDATKKHRDGALNLVVPTGIGRHTFVKDTNCLSMSLIGETIEYLQKASHTTARVPVDDAIRNQHENARNALSL, from the coding sequence ATGAAACCTTCGCTGGCCGTTTCGCCGATTGAACATCCCGACGTCGCTGCGCCGGAGCTTGAACTATCGCTTGAAGCGAGCCGCTCTTGCCGCTTTGGAGTCGACCTGTTTGAGGATATCACTTCAGCCTCTTTCACGCGATGGATCAAGACTCATCTGAACGACAATCGTATCCTCGTCGTTATGACGCCAACCGTTTATCGCCTTTATTCGCAACAGCTCAGCGCTTGTTGGTCAGTGCTAGACGTCGAGCCGCGTGTGTTCGTGCTGGCATGCACAGAAACAACAAAATCTATTGATGCTGTCATGGCTGTCTGTCGTCAGGCCCAAGAAGCGGATATCGATCGCCGCGGTGTTCTTGTTTCGATCGGCGGTGGCGTGTGCTCCGACATCGTTGGTCTCGCCGCGTCTCTTCTGCGTCGGGGTATATCCCATGTGCGCATTCCGACCACCCTAATCGGGCAGGTAGACGCGGGCATCGGACTCAAGGGCGGTGTCAACTTTGGGGTCCTCAAGAGCTACATCGGTTGCTTTTATCCGCCGAAAGCGGTCGCTGTCATTCCGACATTCCTTAAAACCCTCAGCGAAGATGGCATCCTCCAGGGCATCGCCGAGATCGTGAAGCTCGCGTGCGTTTGTGATGGTGCGTTGTTCGAGGATGTTGAGGCGACCGTCACCGATCTGACGCGAACGCGATTTCAAGAGCCAGAGGCCGTCGCAAAGAGGGTTCTGAGGCGGTCGATTTCGGGAATGCTTACTCAGCTCAGCGAGAACCCTTTCGAGACGGTAACATTGGAGCGTGCGGTCGACTTTGGTCACACCTTAAGCCATCCATTGGAAGCAGCGACAGGTTACCAACTGCATCACGGTTTCGCCGTCGCAATTGACATTGCGTTCAGCGCAATTCTGGCGTCGCGATTGTCGTTGATAACAGAGCGGGAGGCGCTGCGCATTGTTCACCTGCTCACTAACGCGGGGCTGCCGATCTATCATGCAAAACTGGACGGATCACTGGTCGAGGGCGCGTTTGACGCCACAAAGAAACACAGAGATGGCGCGCTCAACTTAGTGGTGCCCACCGGGATTGGCCGGCACACTTTTGTAAAGGACACCAATTGCCTCTCGATGTCTCTCATTGGAGAAACGATTGAGTATCTACAAAAGGCGTCTCACACAACAGCGAGAGTTCCAGTGGACGACGCAATCAGGAATCAGCACGAAAATGCTCGAAACGCGCTCAGCCTCTGA
- a CDS encoding cupin domain-containing protein — protein MRFEKVVMPDPDLFPKAFDRCNLFELPLERECAHCGEGDVFSRRIAVPGNFAGSCNFVDYAEVPPGSSIGRHRHKPNEEEFYLVLDGHGEMWRDGDVFPVRAGDLIRNSPGGAHGLRNVGSKIIRLFVFELAVAP, from the coding sequence ATGCGGTTTGAGAAGGTCGTCATGCCTGACCCTGATCTTTTCCCTAAGGCATTTGATCGCTGCAATTTGTTCGAACTGCCTCTCGAGCGAGAGTGCGCCCACTGCGGGGAAGGGGATGTATTTTCCCGTCGCATTGCTGTACCGGGCAATTTTGCAGGCTCGTGCAATTTTGTTGATTACGCAGAAGTTCCTCCCGGCTCGTCCATTGGACGGCATCGGCATAAGCCGAATGAGGAGGAGTTCTATCTCGTTCTTGATGGGCATGGTGAAATGTGGAGAGACGGCGATGTCTTTCCTGTCCGCGCTGGCGATCTGATCCGCAACAGCCCAGGCGGAGCGCACGGTCTGAGGAACGTTGGTTCAAAAATCATCCGTCTGTTTGTGTTCGAGCTGGCAGTAGCGCCATGA
- a CDS encoding leucine-rich repeat domain-containing protein produces MDHILRCFDKGGTDVDLSGLNLSQLPPGLNRIRRLRRLDISENAALTQLPNEISQCTRLTELIADNCSIVELPRSIGTLKNLTTLSLSFNSLRGLPDEIGDCEALEKLSLAGCKLRLLPSTLGNLQNLSTLDLASNSELSNLPDMNLGNLAVYVTGTQLALMSRVFRSPALAHPERLSLSRTCEEIKRRWSQVGSELSADAGFRIDKLRCSASATLAENHEIASSWQHAAAKVQEWAKKNSPFTKEGIFELNRILLGNADEATRLGVLREVVVQAADGNT; encoded by the coding sequence ATGGATCACATCCTGCGCTGTTTTGACAAAGGTGGGACGGACGTAGATTTAAGTGGCCTGAATTTGTCGCAGCTGCCCCCTGGGCTCAATCGGATTCGTCGTCTGCGCCGCTTGGATATTTCGGAGAACGCCGCGCTCACCCAGTTGCCCAATGAAATTTCCCAGTGCACGCGTTTGACGGAGCTCATTGCGGACAATTGCTCAATTGTCGAGCTGCCTCGTAGTATTGGGACGTTAAAGAACCTAACCACGCTTTCACTATCATTCAACTCATTGCGTGGATTGCCAGATGAAATAGGCGACTGCGAAGCGCTTGAGAAACTTAGCTTGGCAGGCTGCAAGCTGCGACTGCTACCCAGCACACTGGGAAATCTTCAAAATCTTTCGACGCTGGATTTGGCATCAAATAGTGAATTGAGCAATCTTCCCGATATGAACCTTGGAAATTTGGCTGTCTACGTTACAGGGACACAGCTGGCACTCATGTCCCGGGTATTCCGGTCTCCGGCGTTAGCGCATCCGGAGCGCTTGTCTTTGTCTAGAACATGTGAGGAAATAAAACGCAGGTGGAGTCAAGTCGGAAGCGAGTTATCCGCCGATGCGGGCTTCCGCATAGACAAGCTTCGGTGTTCCGCTTCCGCAACATTGGCGGAGAATCATGAAATCGCCTCTTCATGGCAGCATGCTGCAGCCAAAGTGCAGGAGTGGGCGAAGAAGAATTCCCCATTCACGAAAGAAGGCATTTTTGAACTAAATCGTATATTGCTGGGAAATGCGGACGAGGCTACGCGCCTCGGCGTTCTGCGAGAGGTGGTTGTGCAGGCTGCAGACGGGAATACTTGA
- a CDS encoding IS3 family transposase (programmed frameshift), with amino-acid sequence MTSKTTNKFSPEVRARAVRMVLDHASEHPSRWAAVTSIAAKIGCTPQTLHDWVKRDEVDSGHRAGVPTDMAEKLKALERENRELRQANEILRKASAYFCDGGARPPVQAMIAFIDDHRGAHGVEPICKVLPIAPSTYHAHVARRRDPARLSARARQDATLKIEVRRVFDENFRVYGVRKVWRQLEREGFDVARCTVARLMRDMGLQGVIRGKPVKTTISDKAAPCPLDHVNRQFRAPRPNVLWLSDFTYVATWTGFVYVAFVIDAYARRIVGWRVSRTAHAGFVLDALEQALHDRRPVHRGGLVHHSDRGSQYVSIKYTERLAEAGIEPSVGSVGDSYDNALAETINGLYKAEVIHRRGPWRSFESVEFATLEWVDWFNNRRLLEPIGNIPPAEAEQRYYAMLEQPAMAA; translated from the exons ATGACAAGCAAGACGACGAACAAGTTTTCACCCGAGGTCCGGGCTCGTGCGGTTCGGATGGTTCTGGATCATGCGAGCGAGCACCCGTCGCGGTGGGCGGCCGTGACCTCGATTGCGGCCAAGATCGGCTGCACACCGCAGACGCTGCACGACTGGGTCAAGAGGGACGAAGTCGATAGCGGACACCGGGCCGGCGTTCCGACCGACATGGCCGAGAAGCTGAAGGCGCTGGAGCGGGAGAACCGTGAGCTTCGGCAGGCGAATGAGATCCTGCGCAAGGCGAGCGCGTATT TTTGCGATGGCGGAGCTCGACCGCCGGTCCAAGCCATGATCGCCTTCATCGACGATCATCGTGGGGCGCATGGGGTCGAGCCGATCTGCAAGGTCTTGCCGATCGCCCCTTCGACCTACCACGCCCATGTGGCCAGGCGGCGCGATCCTGCCAGGCTGTCGGCGCGCGCCAGGCAGGACGCTACCCTGAAGATCGAGGTTCGGCGGGTGTTCGATGAGAACTTCCGGGTCTATGGCGTGCGCAAGGTCTGGCGGCAGCTCGAGCGGGAAGGCTTCGATGTTGCCCGCTGCACGGTGGCGCGACTGATGCGGGACATGGGTTTGCAAGGAGTCATCCGCGGCAAACCCGTCAAGACCACGATCAGCGACAAGGCCGCGCCATGCCCGCTGGATCACGTCAACCGCCAGTTCAGGGCGCCAAGGCCGAACGTTCTTTGGCTCTCCGACTTCACCTATGTCGCGACCTGGACCGGCTTCGTCTACGTCGCCTTCGTCATCGATGCCTACGCCCGCAGGATCGTGGGGTGGCGGGTCTCGCGCACGGCGCATGCGGGCTTCGTGCTCGATGCGCTGGAACAGGCCCTGCACGATCGCCGGCCGGTCCATCGCGGCGGGCTCGTGCACCACAGCGACAGGGGCAGCCAATACGTCTCGATCAAATACACCGAGCGTCTGGCTGAAGCTGGTATCGAACCTTCTGTCGGCAGCGTCGGGGACTCCTATGACAACGCTCTCGCCGAAACCATCAACGGCCTCTACAAGGCCGAGGTGATCCATCGGCGCGGGCCATGGCGCAGCTTCGAGTCCGTCGAGTTCGCGACGCTGGAATGGGTGGACTGGTTCAACAACCGAAGGCTCCTCGAGCCCATCGGCAACATCCCGCCGGCCGAAGCCGAGCAACGCTACTACGCCATGCTGGAACAACCCGCCATGGCGGCATAA
- a CDS encoding IS5 family transposase (programmed frameshift) codes for MCGASSLYLLNDAEWRRIEPLLPRGRRGARRVDDRRVISGIVYMLRSGGRWRDCPAGYGPYTTIYNRYNRWSRQGIWHDIFKALTGHSGIFGTVAIDSTHVKAHRSAAGAKGGTFAQGIGRSRGGRTTKLHGLTDAKGRPRVLLLTAGNVNDITVAADLVRAIGPFRRLIADRGYDADHLRHLIKGRKAEPVIPSTTSRRSPIPYDKRAYKQRNRVERMWCRLKDWRRIATRYDKLARNYLSAAFIAAAVTYWLN; via the exons ATTTGCGGAGCCAGCTCTCTCTACCTTTTGAACGATGCGGAATGGCGGCGGATCGAGCCGTTGTTGCCCCGTGGTCGGCGTGGAGCGCGTCGCGTCGACGATCGCCGGGTGATCAGCGGGATCGTCTACATGCTGCGTTCGGGCGGTCGCTGGCGCGATTGCCCGGCGGGGTATGGTCCCTACACGACGATCTACAATCGCTATAATCGCTGGAGCCGTCAGGGGATTTGGCACGACATCTTCAAGGCTCTGACCGGTCATAGCGGCATCTTCGGCACCGTCGCCATCGACAGCACCCACGTCAAAGCCCACCGCTCCGCCGCTGGCGCAAAAGGGGGGACTT TCGCGCAAGGTATCGGCCGCTCGCGCGGCGGGCGCACGACGAAGCTCCACGGCCTGACCGACGCCAAAGGACGGCCTCGGGTGCTTTTGCTCACCGCCGGCAATGTCAACGACATCACCGTTGCCGCCGATCTGGTCCGCGCTATCGGTCCCTTCCGCCGCCTGATCGCCGACCGCGGATACGACGCCGATCACCTGCGCCACCTGATCAAGGGCCGCAAAGCTGAACCGGTCATCCCCTCGACCACATCAAGGCGCAGCCCTATTCCTTACGACAAACGCGCTTACAAGCAGCGAAACCGCGTCGAACGTATGTGGTGCAGACTCAAAGACTGGCGTCGCATCGCCACCCGATACGACAAACTCGCCAGGAATTACCTCAGTGCAGCCTTCATCGCCGCCGCAGTCACCTATTGGCTCAATTGA
- a CDS encoding IS3 family transposase (programmed frameshift), with product MTKRSRRTHSPAFKAKVALAAVKGEKTLAELAQLFDVHPNQITTWKTQLLEGAAGVFGQDNGPAEAPVDLKALHAKIGELALENGFFVRRAHQGGPAERKAMIDRDHDLSVVRQAKVLNLARSTVYYEPRPVSAEDLVLMRRLDELHLDYPFAGARMLRSLLQREGMQIGRRHVATLMKRMGIEAIYRRPNTSKPAPGHKIYPYLLRGLKIERPNQVWAMDISYIPMRRGFVYLAAVVDVFSRRVLVHRVSITMETIFCVEALQEALAKHGRPEIFNTDQGSQFTSLDFTGVLLDANIAISMDGKGAWRDNVFVERLWRTVKYEEVYLRAYDSVLEARASISKYLAFYNRGRPHSSLDERTPDEAYFGAQTMVTAA from the exons ATGACGAAGAGGAGTCGCCGGACGCATTCTCCGGCATTCAAGGCAAAGGTGGCTTTGGCGGCCGTGAAGGGGGAGAAGACGTTGGCCGAGCTGGCGCAATTGTTTGATGTCCATCCGAACCAGATCACGACCTGGAAGACCCAACTCCTGGAAGGCGCCGCCGGAGTGTTTGGGCAGGACAACGGACCGGCCGAGGCGCCGGTCGATTTGAAGGCGTTACATGCCAAGATCGGCGAGCTTGCGTTGGAGAACG GATTTTTTGTCCGGCGCGCTCACCAAGGCGGGCCTGCTGAGCGCAAAGCGATGATCGACCGCGACCATGATCTGTCTGTCGTGCGCCAGGCGAAGGTCCTGAACCTTGCCCGCAGTACGGTTTACTATGAACCTCGGCCGGTTTCGGCCGAGGACCTTGTCTTGATGCGCCGGCTCGATGAGCTGCACCTCGATTATCCCTTCGCAGGGGCGCGCATGCTGCGATCGCTGTTGCAGCGTGAGGGCATGCAGATTGGCCGCCGCCACGTCGCGACGCTGATGAAGCGCATGGGGATCGAGGCGATCTATCGCCGTCCGAACACGAGCAAGCCCGCACCGGGCCACAAGATCTACCCGTACCTATTGCGCGGATTGAAGATCGAGCGGCCGAACCAGGTCTGGGCAATGGACATCAGCTACATTCCGATGCGACGTGGATTCGTCTACCTCGCGGCGGTCGTCGATGTGTTCAGCCGACGGGTGTTGGTCCATCGCGTATCGATCACGATGGAGACGATATTCTGCGTCGAAGCGCTCCAGGAGGCGTTGGCGAAGCACGGCAGGCCCGAGATCTTCAACACGGATCAGGGTAGCCAGTTCACCAGCCTCGACTTCACCGGCGTGCTGCTGGACGCGAACATCGCCATCAGCATGGACGGCAAGGGTGCCTGGCGCGACAACGTGTTCGTCGAGCGGCTGTGGCGCACTGTCAAATACGAGGAAGTCTATCTGCGTGCTTACGACAGCGTGCTCGAGGCGCGAGCATCGATTTCCAAATATCTGGCGTTCTACAACCGAGGACGTCCTCACTCGAGCCTTGACGAACGCACGCCCGACGAGGCTTACTTCGGCGCGCAAACGATGGTGACGGCCGCATGA
- a CDS encoding N-formylglutamate amidohydrolase: MTNTLAVASEFDQELYRIGQPTPGQSIPVVASLPHSGTFVPPSIADKFTPLHRAWLRNTDWYLPQVYDFLPELGVTTIAATHSRYVVGLNRDPEGLLFGSFKEAVIFDSMFDGTPIYQQLPDSNDLPQRLASYYSPYHQALSNIIGGLLASHKRILLLDLHAFFGPIEDDVCIGDLRGVSCRQRTTSLVTDAFERQGLRTVCNDPFSGGYLIKRHFGPLTEALQIELRYTTYMDCRRIDEPIQPQIDPTRLQGLKPKLRDAFKEIIAFWCGR, translated from the coding sequence ATGACCAACACACTGGCCGTTGCGAGCGAGTTCGATCAGGAGCTGTATCGGATCGGCCAACCTACACCCGGACAATCAATTCCCGTCGTTGCGAGTCTACCACACAGCGGCACCTTCGTTCCGCCGTCAATCGCGGATAAATTCACGCCACTCCATCGAGCATGGCTCAGAAACACTGACTGGTACCTCCCGCAAGTCTACGATTTTTTGCCCGAATTGGGCGTGACGACGATCGCTGCGACGCACAGTCGATACGTCGTTGGTCTCAATCGTGATCCAGAAGGATTGCTATTTGGCTCCTTCAAGGAGGCCGTCATTTTCGATTCGATGTTCGATGGAACGCCGATCTATCAGCAGCTGCCAGATTCGAACGACCTTCCGCAGAGGCTCGCCAGCTACTATTCGCCCTATCACCAAGCACTGTCGAATATCATTGGAGGGCTGCTAGCTTCGCATAAACGGATTCTTCTCTTAGATTTGCACGCCTTTTTCGGACCTATTGAAGACGATGTCTGCATCGGTGATCTACGGGGGGTATCATGTCGGCAACGGACGACATCGCTCGTCACCGACGCCTTCGAGCGGCAGGGCTTGCGGACGGTTTGCAACGATCCGTTTTCCGGAGGTTATCTGATCAAGAGACATTTCGGCCCGTTGACGGAAGCGTTGCAGATTGAGCTGCGTTACACGACGTACATGGATTGCCGCCGTATCGACGAACCAATCCAGCCGCAGATCGATCCGACGCGGCTTCAGGGTCTCAAGCCAAAGCTTCGCGATGCATTCAAGGAGATCATTGCCTTCTGGTGCGGGAGATAG